The Vicia villosa cultivar HV-30 ecotype Madison, WI linkage group LG1, Vvil1.0, whole genome shotgun sequence genome includes a region encoding these proteins:
- the LOC131644519 gene encoding uncharacterized protein LOC131644519: MIFLRRHLHEDLKNEYLIVIDSHVLWKNLKDRYDHQKTVILPKARYEWMHLHLQDFKSVSDYNSSMFRITSKLLLCGEKVTDEDMLEKTFSTFHASNVLLQQQYREKGFIKYFDLISCLLVAEQNNEVLMKNHEARPTGTTLFPEVNMARHDHYKKNPGRGRAYAHGRGRNYAHGLRFDRGRNGNHKNTFPPEVEKC, from the coding sequence ATGATATTCCTTCGTCGTCACCTTCACGAGGATCTTAAAAATGAGTATCTTATCGTAATTGACTCACATGTCTTGTGGAAAAATTTGAAAGATAGATATGATCATCAAAAAACGGTTATCCTACCAAAAGCTCGATATGAATGGATGCATTTACATTTGCAGGATTTTAAAAGTGTAAGTGATTATAATTCTTCGATGTTTAGAATAACTTCTAAGTTATTATTATGTGGAGAAAAAGTAACTGATGAAGATATGCTAGAAAAAACATTTTCCACTTTTCATGCATCCAATGTGCTCCTGCAGCAGCAGTATCGAGAAAAggggtttattaaatattttgaccTAATATCTTGTCTTCTTGTGGCTGAGCAAAATAATGAAGTATTGATGAAAAATCACGAGGCACGTCCCACTGGTACAACTCTATTCCCAGAAGTCAATATGGCAAGGCACGACCACTATAAGAAAAATCCTGGTCGCGGTCGTGCATACGCACATGGTCGTGGTCGTAACTATGCTCATGGTCTTCGTTTTGATCGTGGTCGCAATGGGAATCATAAAAACACATTTCCACCCGAAgtggaaaaatgttga